Proteins co-encoded in one Oncorhynchus tshawytscha isolate Ot180627B linkage group LG34, Otsh_v2.0, whole genome shotgun sequence genomic window:
- the LOC112243025 gene encoding gamma-gliadin-like isoform X2 codes for MKITIMCLCLASSISAAPVSLKTQRQHYFNYMPHYGDPRQSGPPTQVNEGLYPAGQPYPQPGLNGPVSMEIVFPQRFPGWSTGGQINGPSYPSQAFIKYSLPKAPGRKSVEIYYPYDFVQQKMMPNIPQMPQIPNLFPNEYQPQTVPQQRPNIPFPPYNSQLPHSQDPLQPAQQEQTVQTGQVPHVQP; via the exons ATGAAGATCACCATTATGTGCCTTTGTTTGGCCAGCTCAATATCTGCTGCTCCAGTAAGTTTGAAAACACAG CGTCAACATTACTTCAATTACATGCCCCACTATGGGGATCCAAGGCAATCAGGACCACCCACACAA GTGAATGAAGGCCTCTACCCAGCAGGCCAGCCTTACCCTCAGCCTGGACTCAACGGCCCTGTCAGCATGGAAATA GTGTTTCCACAGAGATTCCCTGGATGGTCTACTGGTGGCCAGATCAATGGACCA TCCTATCCCTCTCAAGCCTTCATCAAATATTCCCTACCTAAGGCCCCAGGAAGAAAGAGTGTAGAAATT TACTACCCCTATGACTTTGTGCAGCAAAAG ATGATGCCAAATATCCCCCAGATGCCACAGATTCCAAAC CTGTTCCCGAATGAATACCAACCACAAACTGTGCCACAGCAAAGACCCAAT ATCCCATTCCCACCATACAACTCTCAACTTCCTCATTCCCAGGATCCTTTGCAGCCAGCTCAGCAGGAGCAGACAGTGCAGACAGGCCAG GTACCTCATGTGCAACCATAG
- the LOC112243025 gene encoding gamma-gliadin-like isoform X1 codes for MKITIMCLCLASSISAAPVSLKTQRQHYFNYMPHYGDPRQSGPPTQVNEGLYPAGQPYPQPGLNGPVSMEIVFPQRFPGWSTGGQINGPQSYPSQAFIKYSLPKAPGRKSVEIYYPYDFVQQKMMPNIPQMPQIPNLFPNEYQPQTVPQQRPNIPFPPYNSQLPHSQDPLQPAQQEQTVQTGQVPHVQP; via the exons ATGAAGATCACCATTATGTGCCTTTGTTTGGCCAGCTCAATATCTGCTGCTCCAGTAAGTTTGAAAACACAG CGTCAACATTACTTCAATTACATGCCCCACTATGGGGATCCAAGGCAATCAGGACCACCCACACAA GTGAATGAAGGCCTCTACCCAGCAGGCCAGCCTTACCCTCAGCCTGGACTCAACGGCCCTGTCAGCATGGAAATA GTGTTTCCACAGAGATTCCCTGGATGGTCTACTGGTGGCCAGATCAATGGACCA CAGTCCTATCCCTCTCAAGCCTTCATCAAATATTCCCTACCTAAGGCCCCAGGAAGAAAGAGTGTAGAAATT TACTACCCCTATGACTTTGTGCAGCAAAAG ATGATGCCAAATATCCCCCAGATGCCACAGATTCCAAAC CTGTTCCCGAATGAATACCAACCACAAACTGTGCCACAGCAAAGACCCAAT ATCCCATTCCCACCATACAACTCTCAACTTCCTCATTCCCAGGATCCTTTGCAGCCAGCTCAGCAGGAGCAGACAGTGCAGACAGGCCAG GTACCTCATGTGCAACCATAG
- the LOC112243025 gene encoding gamma-gliadin-like isoform X3, with translation MKITIMCLCLASSISAAPRQHYFNYMPHYGDPRQSGPPTQVNEGLYPAGQPYPQPGLNGPVSMEIVFPQRFPGWSTGGQINGPQSYPSQAFIKYSLPKAPGRKSVEIYYPYDFVQQKMMPNIPQMPQIPNLFPNEYQPQTVPQQRPNIPFPPYNSQLPHSQDPLQPAQQEQTVQTGQVPHVQP, from the exons ATGAAGATCACCATTATGTGCCTTTGTTTGGCCAGCTCAATATCTGCTGCTCCA CGTCAACATTACTTCAATTACATGCCCCACTATGGGGATCCAAGGCAATCAGGACCACCCACACAA GTGAATGAAGGCCTCTACCCAGCAGGCCAGCCTTACCCTCAGCCTGGACTCAACGGCCCTGTCAGCATGGAAATA GTGTTTCCACAGAGATTCCCTGGATGGTCTACTGGTGGCCAGATCAATGGACCA CAGTCCTATCCCTCTCAAGCCTTCATCAAATATTCCCTACCTAAGGCCCCAGGAAGAAAGAGTGTAGAAATT TACTACCCCTATGACTTTGTGCAGCAAAAG ATGATGCCAAATATCCCCCAGATGCCACAGATTCCAAAC CTGTTCCCGAATGAATACCAACCACAAACTGTGCCACAGCAAAGACCCAAT ATCCCATTCCCACCATACAACTCTCAACTTCCTCATTCCCAGGATCCTTTGCAGCCAGCTCAGCAGGAGCAGACAGTGCAGACAGGCCAG GTACCTCATGTGCAACCATAG